One segment of Cloacibacillus sp. DNA contains the following:
- the guaB gene encoding IMP dehydrogenase, producing MGDNRKNKFVEYQGFTFDDVLLVPGYSEVVPAKVDVSTRLTPQIDLNIPICSAAMDTVTEARLAIALAREGGIGIMHRNLPIEKQAIEVDKVKRSESGVIVDPFYRHPSDSVREAVALMEHYHISGVPVVDDQIRLVGIITNRDLRFVTNLDQPISNVMTKEHLITAPMGTTLDDAKNILMGSKVEKLPIVDKDNKLKGLITIKDILKAKAFPNATKDSHGRLRAGAAIGVGSDAKDRAAALVKAGVDVIIVDTAHGHSKMVIDMVRDLRALYPDLPLIGGNIATAAAAEALIDAGADGVKVGIGPGSICTTRIVAGIGVPQVAAVMNVSEAAHRRGKTVVADGGIRYSGDIVKALAAGGDVVMIGSLFAGTEESPGEAVIYKGRSFKSYRGMGSLGAMKGGCSKDRYFQEGTTEDKLVPEGIEGMVPHKGPISGVIYQMVGGIRAGMGYVGAPTLERLHEESQFVQVTAASMKESHPHDVVITKEAPNYWAE from the coding sequence ATGGGTGATAACAGAAAAAACAAGTTTGTTGAATATCAGGGCTTTACATTTGACGACGTGCTTCTGGTTCCGGGCTACAGCGAAGTGGTGCCGGCCAAAGTCGACGTCTCGACAAGACTGACGCCTCAGATCGACCTTAACATCCCGATATGCAGCGCCGCGATGGACACCGTCACCGAGGCGCGCCTCGCGATCGCGCTGGCGCGCGAGGGCGGCATCGGCATTATGCACCGTAACCTCCCGATCGAGAAGCAGGCAATCGAGGTTGATAAGGTAAAACGCTCAGAGTCGGGCGTCATCGTCGACCCCTTTTACCGTCACCCCTCCGACTCTGTGCGCGAGGCCGTCGCCCTTATGGAACACTATCATATATCGGGCGTGCCGGTTGTCGACGACCAGATCCGCCTAGTAGGCATCATCACCAACCGTGATCTGCGTTTCGTGACGAACCTCGACCAGCCGATATCCAACGTCATGACGAAGGAACACCTGATAACGGCGCCGATGGGAACGACGCTCGACGACGCGAAGAACATCCTCATGGGCTCGAAGGTGGAGAAGCTCCCCATCGTAGATAAGGACAACAAACTTAAGGGACTCATCACGATAAAGGATATCCTCAAGGCGAAGGCCTTCCCCAACGCCACAAAAGATTCTCACGGACGCCTGCGCGCCGGCGCGGCTATCGGCGTCGGCAGCGACGCTAAAGACCGGGCGGCGGCGCTTGTGAAGGCCGGCGTCGACGTTATCATCGTCGATACGGCGCACGGCCATTCAAAGATGGTCATTGACATGGTCAGAGACCTCCGCGCCCTCTACCCCGACCTGCCGCTCATCGGCGGCAACATCGCCACCGCGGCGGCGGCGGAGGCGCTTATAGACGCGGGCGCCGACGGCGTGAAGGTCGGTATCGGCCCCGGCTCGATCTGCACGACGAGGATCGTCGCCGGTATCGGCGTGCCTCAGGTCGCGGCGGTGATGAACGTCTCCGAAGCCGCTCACAGGCGCGGCAAGACCGTGGTCGCCGACGGCGGCATCCGCTACTCGGGTGATATCGTCAAAGCGCTCGCGGCGGGCGGCGACGTCGTTATGATCGGCTCACTCTTCGCCGGAACCGAGGAGAGCCCGGGAGAGGCCGTCATCTACAAGGGACGCTCCTTCAAGAGCTACCGCGGCATGGGGTCGCTCGGCGCGATGAAGGGCGGCTGCAGCAAAGACCGTTACTTCCAGGAGGGCACTACGGAGGATAAGCTCGTCCCCGAAGGCATAGAGGGCATGGTTCCCCACAAGGGGCCCATCTCGGGGGTCATTTACCAGATGGTCGGCGGTATCCGCGCCGGTATGGGCTACGTCGGCGCGCCGACGCTCGAACGGCTCCACGAAGAGTCGCAGTTTGTACAGGTGACGGCCGCCTCGATGAAGGAGAGCCATCCGCACGACGTGGTCATTACAAAGGAAGCCCCTAACTACTGGGCGGAATAA